One part of the Solanum dulcamara chromosome 8, daSolDulc1.2, whole genome shotgun sequence genome encodes these proteins:
- the LOC129899966 gene encoding flowering time control protein FPA-like has protein sequence MVVVVAAVTVVMVIVVDSGGGGGCNNGHNHNGGGIPILCDTLSLPSKVLCISYPPLVHLDNDMIHNAMILLGEINRIRTFYDKNISLVEFRSMEEAQRAKEGLQGKLYNDPRITIDYSSNENDSSYPHKRTSDRGPVLDEQFGLGPFGSNVPSGPATVSQANNSDARISAGKHYSVHDYIWRGIIAKNGASVCRAVSFPIGESIRCDLPDVVNCSARTGLDRLTKHYADAAVGFSIIFFLPDTDNDSSLYEEFLRYLSSKDRAGVAKLGDGTHMFLVPPSDFIRKVLKVDGPPCLYGVVLKSAPSGTSFPPESYEPRYVDSPELTSSQIVQARPFHQAEWKELQERLLVFLHRILLLRQSLGDMLIEASNVSGRLPSYGPDIPARLLSMQGRFHPVISGPGYTDLPALSNPNDYIWRGIITKDGSFVCHARCTDVDGN, from the exons atggtggtggtggtggcggCGGTTACGGTGGTAATGGTGATAGTGGTTGATAGTGGTGGCGGTGGCGGCTGCAACAATGGACATAATCATAATGGAGGAG GAATACCAATTCTCTGTGATACTCTATCA TTGCCTAGTAAAGTGTTGTGTATAAGTTATCCTCCATTGGTCCATTTGGATAACGACATGATACACAATGCTATGATTCTTCTTGGTGAGATTAATCGAATCAGAACATTTTATGATAAGAATATCTCACTGGTTGAGTTTAGAAGCATGGAGGAAGCCCAGCGTGCTAAAGAGGGCTTGCAGGGAAAGCTTTACAATGATCCCAGAATCACTATCGACTATTCAAGCAATGAAAATGATAGTTCTTATCCTCATAAAAGAACAAGTGATCGAGGTCCTGTGTTGGATGAACAATTTGGTTTGGGTCCATTTGGAAGCAATGTTCCTTCAGGTCCTGCTACAGTCAGTCAAGCAAACAACAGTGATGCAAGAATCTCTGCTGGAAAGCACTATTCTGTCCATGACTATATATGGCGTGGCATTATCGCCAAGAATGGAGCATCTGTGTGTCGTGCTGTCTCTTTTCCTATTGGGGAAAGTATAAGATGTGATCT CCCTGATGTAGTCAACTGCTCAGCCAGAACGGGGTTAGACAGGTTGACTAAACACTATGCAGATGCTGCTGTCGGGTTCAGCATCATTTTCTTCTTGCCTGATACAGATAACGATTCTTCCTTATACGAAGAGTTTTTGAGGTATCTGAGTTCAAAAGATCGTGCTGGGGTTGCGAAACTTGGTGACGGAACCCACATGTTCTTGGTGCCACCTTCAGACTTCATTAGGAAGGTTCTGAAAGTTGATGGTCCCCCGTGTCTTTATGGTGTGGTTTTAAAGTCTGCACCTAGTGGCACATCCTTTCCACCAGAGTCCTATGAACCTCGATACGTGGATTCACCAGAGCTAACATCCTCTCAGATTGTGCAAGCAAGGCCCTT CCATCAGGCAGAGTGGAAGGAACTGCAGGAGCGTCTACTGGTATTCCTGCATCGGATATTACTGTTGCGCCAGAGTCTTGGAGATATGTTGATCG AGGCCTCTAACGTATCTGGACGTTTGCCATCTTATGGTCCTGACATCCCAGCTAGACTTTTGAGTATGCAAGGCAGGTTCCACCCTGTTATTTCAGGTCCTGGATATACTGATTTGCCAGCGCTGAGTAATCCCAATGACTATATATGGCGTGGCATAATCACAAAGGATGGTTCATTTGTCTGCCATGCTCGCTGCACTGACGTTGATGGAAACTAA